From one Variovorax sp. PBL-H6 genomic stretch:
- a CDS encoding aminotransferase-like domain-containing protein: MNWKLAARAEKMNPSVIREILKVTERPGIISLAGGLPSPKTFPVSAFAEACAEVLHKDGQAALQYAASEGYGPLREAVAAMLPWPVDPAQVLITTGSQQGLDLIAKILLDPGSRVLVETPTYLGALQAFSPMEPEAVSVASDDEGVRVDDLQAKAKDARFVYLLPNFQNPTGRTMTEARRAAVSAVAAEAGLPIVEDNPYGDLWFDEAPPLPLTARNPEGCIYLGSFSKVLAPGLRLGFLVAPKAIFPKLLQAKQAADLHSPTFNQRVVAEVMKEGFLERHVPTIRALYKRQRDAMLAALEREMQGLGVSFNKPAGGMFLWLRLPEGMNAVALLPKAVERGVAFVPGMPFYAGAGDVRTLRLSFVTASVEEIDTAITALAGAVREQLAYQAAAEVQRQMAASAA; encoded by the coding sequence ATGAACTGGAAACTCGCCGCCCGCGCAGAAAAGATGAACCCCTCGGTGATCCGCGAGATCCTCAAGGTCACCGAGCGTCCCGGCATCATCAGCCTGGCGGGCGGCCTGCCCTCGCCCAAGACCTTCCCGGTCAGCGCCTTCGCCGAAGCCTGCGCCGAGGTGCTGCACAAGGACGGCCAGGCCGCACTGCAATACGCGGCCAGCGAGGGCTACGGGCCGTTGCGCGAAGCGGTCGCTGCAATGCTGCCGTGGCCGGTCGATCCGGCCCAGGTGCTGATCACCACCGGCTCGCAGCAGGGCCTGGACCTGATCGCCAAGATCCTGCTCGACCCCGGCAGCCGCGTGCTGGTGGAGACGCCCACCTACCTCGGCGCGCTGCAAGCCTTCTCGCCGATGGAACCCGAGGCCGTCAGCGTCGCCAGTGACGACGAGGGTGTGCGGGTGGACGACCTTCAGGCCAAGGCCAAGGACGCCCGCTTCGTCTACCTGCTGCCGAATTTCCAGAACCCGACCGGCCGCACCATGACCGAGGCACGCCGCGCAGCGGTGTCCGCAGTTGCCGCCGAGGCAGGCTTGCCGATCGTCGAGGACAACCCGTACGGCGACCTCTGGTTCGACGAGGCGCCACCTCTTCCGCTCACGGCACGCAATCCCGAAGGCTGCATCTATCTCGGCTCCTTTTCGAAGGTACTGGCGCCGGGCCTGCGGCTGGGTTTCCTGGTCGCACCGAAAGCGATCTTTCCCAAGTTGCTGCAGGCCAAGCAGGCGGCCGATCTGCACAGCCCCACCTTCAACCAGCGCGTGGTCGCGGAGGTGATGAAGGAAGGCTTCCTCGAGCGCCACGTGCCGACCATCCGAGCGCTCTACAAGCGCCAGCGCGACGCGATGCTCGCCGCACTCGAGAGGGAGATGCAGGGCCTGGGCGTGAGCTTCAACAAGCCGGCGGGCGGCATGTTTCTCTGGCTGCGCCTGCCCGAGGGCATGAATGCCGTGGCGCTGCTGCCCAAGGCAGTGGAGCGCGGCGTTGCCTTCGTCCCCGGTATGCCCTTCTACGCCGGCGCCGGAGACGTGCGCACGCTGCGTTTGTCCTTCGTGACCGCCAGCGTCGAGGAAATCGACACGGCAATCACCGCACTGGCCGGCGCCGTGCGCGAACAGCTGGCGTATCAAGCCGCGGCTGAAGTCCAGCGTCAGATGGCCGCAAGCGCCGCATAA
- a CDS encoding DJ-1/PfpI family protein, whose translation MHIAILTFDGFNELDSLIALGVLNRIKKPGWRVSLAAPSETVQSMNGVTLHATASLADACAAEAVLVGSGIRTREIAADPAILSALQLDPARQLIGAQCSGTLLLAKMGILGDVPACTDLTTKPWVQEAGVRVLDQPFYAAGNVATAGGCLASPYLAAWIIARTEGLDAAAAALHYVAPVGEKETYVAQALRNLTPYLESAKAAA comes from the coding sequence ATGCACATCGCGATCCTCACCTTCGACGGCTTCAACGAGCTCGATTCGCTGATCGCGCTCGGCGTCCTGAACCGAATCAAGAAGCCCGGCTGGCGCGTTAGCCTGGCGGCGCCGAGCGAGACAGTGCAGTCGATGAACGGCGTCACGCTGCACGCCACTGCCTCCCTGGCCGACGCTTGCGCAGCCGAGGCCGTGCTTGTCGGCAGTGGCATCCGCACGCGCGAGATTGCTGCGGACCCGGCGATCCTCTCCGCGCTGCAGTTGGACCCTGCACGGCAGCTGATCGGCGCGCAGTGCTCCGGCACGCTGCTGCTCGCCAAGATGGGCATCCTGGGTGACGTGCCGGCCTGCACCGATCTCACGACGAAGCCCTGGGTGCAAGAGGCGGGCGTCCGGGTGCTCGACCAGCCCTTCTACGCCGCCGGCAACGTGGCAACGGCAGGCGGTTGCCTGGCCTCGCCCTACCTCGCGGCCTGGATCATCGCGCGCACCGAGGGACTGGACGCCGCAGCCGCGGCACTCCACTACGTTGCACCCGTCGGGGAAAAGGAAACGTACGTCGCGCAGGCCCTGCGCAACCTCACGCCTTATCTTGAAAGCGCGAAGGCCGCGGCATGA
- a CDS encoding LysE family translocator: MIELGTLLLFLLAVLTLFLSPGPNMAFVLSHGIALGPRAGFAAGLGIAAADLVHTLCAATGITALVAAWPPSFDLLRYAGALYLLWLAWQALRSDGASVAAHAERVGFAQVLRRAWINNLVNPKALLFFMVFLPQFVDPARGDVTAQLTVLGVTLSLAGLGFNTALGACSGMIGRWLRQRRGAAGFQRGLLATVMIGLALRLMLLDRPSKGF, translated from the coding sequence ATGATCGAGCTCGGCACGCTTTTGCTGTTCCTCCTGGCGGTGCTCACGCTGTTTCTCTCGCCGGGTCCCAACATGGCCTTCGTGCTCTCGCACGGTATCGCGCTGGGACCGCGGGCCGGGTTCGCGGCAGGCCTGGGCATTGCCGCGGCGGACCTTGTCCATACCCTTTGCGCCGCAACCGGGATCACCGCGCTGGTCGCGGCCTGGCCGCCCTCATTCGACCTGCTGCGGTACGCGGGCGCACTGTACCTGTTGTGGCTCGCCTGGCAGGCGCTTCGATCGGACGGCGCCTCCGTGGCGGCGCACGCCGAGCGCGTCGGCTTCGCGCAGGTGCTGCGCCGCGCCTGGATCAACAACCTGGTGAATCCCAAGGCGCTGCTCTTCTTCATGGTGTTCCTGCCGCAGTTCGTCGATCCGGCGCGCGGCGACGTGACGGCGCAGCTGACCGTGCTCGGCGTCACGCTCAGCCTGGCCGGCCTCGGGTTCAATACCGCGCTGGGCGCCTGCAGCGGGATGATCGGCCGCTGGCTGCGGCAGCGCCGCGGCGCCGCCGGCTTCCAGCGCGGCCTGCTGGCCACGGTGATGATCGGCCTCGCGCTTCGTCTTATGCTCCTCGACCGCCCTTCGAAGGGATTCTGA
- a CDS encoding glutathione S-transferase family protein, with protein MLNIWGRISSINVRKVVWCAQELGLDFQRTEAGGRFGIVQTPEYLALNPNALVPAIDDGEGEARVTLWESNVIVRYLCAKHSPGKLYPEPLAARFDAERWMDWQQTTLNRASGGAFRQWIRTPADQRDPAVIAESVRATEPLFALLDAHLATRPFMLGEHFTMADIPVGCEAHRWFGLPQTEYTRPSWPHVERWFADLRTRAGARGVLDLALE; from the coding sequence ATGCTCAACATCTGGGGGCGCATCAGCTCCATCAATGTGCGCAAGGTGGTGTGGTGCGCGCAGGAACTCGGCCTGGACTTCCAGCGCACCGAGGCTGGCGGCAGGTTCGGCATCGTGCAGACGCCGGAATACCTCGCGCTCAACCCGAATGCGCTGGTGCCGGCCATTGACGATGGCGAAGGCGAGGCGCGCGTCACGCTCTGGGAATCGAACGTGATCGTGCGCTATCTTTGTGCCAAGCATTCGCCCGGCAAGCTCTACCCCGAGCCACTGGCGGCGCGCTTCGATGCCGAGCGCTGGATGGATTGGCAGCAGACCACGCTCAACCGGGCGAGCGGCGGCGCCTTCAGGCAATGGATCCGCACGCCCGCAGACCAGCGCGACCCGGCTGTGATCGCCGAGTCGGTGCGCGCCACCGAGCCGCTGTTCGCGCTGCTCGACGCGCATCTCGCCACCCGCCCCTTCATGCTCGGCGAACACTTCACCATGGCCGACATCCCGGTCGGCTGCGAAGCGCATCGCTGGTTCGGCCTGCCGCAGACCGAATACACGCGGCCCAGCTGGCCGCATGTGGAGCGCTGGTTCGCCGACCTGCGCACCCGCGCCGGCGCGCGCGGCGTGCTCGACCTTGCCCTGGAATGA
- a CDS encoding PhzF family phenazine biosynthesis protein yields MKTRPFKQVDVFTAKPYAGNPLAVVLDGTGLDDVEMQSFARWTNLSETTFLLPPTEPSADYRVRIFTPGGELPFAGHPTLGSCHAWLEAGGRPKAGARIVQQCANGLVSIRHEGERLVFAAPASRLSAPSPSLLAKVAGALGLRAQQIVAAQLLDNGPVWLGLLLADADTVLALKPDHRALKELGHKVGVAGIPARDVEPPTLLIARSNREARAFAQPQAEDIGLEVRAFAAPMGIEEDPVTGSFNASLAQWLIAEGHLPERYLAAQGQCLGRSGRVHVVRDAEGQVWVGGDSVTCIDGKLTL; encoded by the coding sequence ATGAAAACTCGCCCTTTCAAGCAAGTCGACGTCTTCACCGCGAAGCCCTACGCCGGCAACCCGCTCGCCGTGGTGCTCGACGGCACCGGCCTGGACGATGTGGAAATGCAGAGCTTCGCCCGCTGGACGAACCTGTCCGAAACCACCTTCCTGCTGCCGCCCACCGAGCCCTCGGCCGACTACCGCGTGCGCATCTTCACCCCAGGCGGCGAATTGCCCTTTGCCGGCCATCCGACCTTGGGCAGTTGCCACGCCTGGCTGGAGGCCGGCGGCCGGCCCAAGGCCGGCGCGCGCATCGTGCAGCAGTGCGCCAATGGCCTCGTGTCCATCCGGCACGAGGGCGAGCGCCTGGTCTTCGCGGCGCCGGCCTCGCGGCTCAGCGCGCCCAGCCCCTCGCTGCTGGCCAAGGTGGCGGGCGCACTCGGGCTGCGTGCGCAGCAGATCGTGGCCGCGCAACTGCTGGACAACGGCCCCGTATGGCTGGGCCTGCTGCTCGCCGATGCGGACACGGTGCTCGCGCTGAAGCCCGACCATCGCGCGCTCAAGGAACTCGGCCACAAGGTGGGCGTGGCCGGCATTCCTGCACGGGACGTGGAACCGCCCACCCTGCTGATCGCACGCTCCAACCGCGAGGCACGCGCCTTCGCGCAACCGCAGGCAGAGGACATCGGCCTCGAGGTGCGCGCCTTCGCGGCGCCGATGGGCATCGAGGAAGACCCGGTGACCGGCAGCTTCAATGCCAGCCTGGCGCAATGGCTCATCGCCGAGGGCCACCTGCCCGAGCGCTACCTCGCGGCACAAGGCCAGTGCCTGGGCCGCTCGGGGCGCGTCCACGTGGTGCGCGATGCCGAGGGCCAGGTCTGGGTCGGCGGCGATTCGGTCACGTGCATCGACGGCAAGCTCACGCTCTAG
- a CDS encoding VOC family protein — protein MPARIDHLVIAARSLDEGVRWCEATFGVAPGAGGTHPLMGTHNRLLKIATPDFPRAYLEIIAIDPAQKPARPAAFHRWFDLDDPALQLALAREGPRLVHFVAEVPDADATLHALARHRIDRGRLLEASRDTPAGRLDWRITVRDDGQRLFYGALPTLIAWGAAHPSDGMAHSGVRLRSLALSHPRAGDLERALHAIGLAGVPVSSGAPHLRAEFDTPRGTVMLDSKGT, from the coding sequence ATGCCGGCGCGCATCGACCACCTCGTGATCGCGGCCCGCAGCCTCGACGAAGGCGTGCGCTGGTGCGAAGCCACCTTCGGCGTGGCGCCGGGCGCGGGCGGCACGCATCCCTTGATGGGCACGCACAACCGCCTGCTGAAGATCGCAACGCCCGACTTCCCCCGCGCCTACCTCGAGATCATCGCGATCGATCCCGCGCAGAAGCCAGCCCGGCCCGCAGCGTTCCACCGCTGGTTCGACCTGGACGATCCGGCGCTGCAGCTCGCGCTCGCGCGCGAAGGTCCGCGTCTGGTGCACTTCGTCGCCGAGGTGCCTGACGCCGACGCCACCCTGCACGCGCTCGCGCGCCACCGCATCGACCGTGGCCGGCTGCTCGAAGCCTCGCGCGACACGCCGGCCGGCCGCCTCGACTGGCGCATCACGGTGCGCGACGATGGCCAGCGGCTCTTCTACGGCGCATTGCCTACGCTGATCGCCTGGGGGGCGGCGCATCCCAGCGACGGCATGGCCCATTCGGGCGTCCGGCTGCGGTCGCTGGCACTGTCGCATCCCCGTGCCGGCGACCTGGAGCGGGCACTCCACGCCATCGGCCTCGCCGGCGTTCCGGTGAGCTCAGGCGCTCCTCATCTGCGCGCGGAGTTCGACACGCCGCGCGGCACCGTCATGCTCGATTCCAAGGGGACCTGA
- a CDS encoding threonine dehydratase: MRFTREEIEAARHTVYAAMPPTPQYAWPLLAQRLGCTVWTKHENHTPAGAFKLRGGLTYFETLAREQPAVRHVISATRGNHGQSVGFAARRHGLAATVVVPHGNSAEKNAAMRALGVTLVEHGDEFQAANEHAAHLAGARGLHRVPSFHPDLVRGVATAYIEFFEALAAMQGGPPEVLFVPIGLGSGFAAAAAARAHCGVSTRLIGVVSAHATSYLDSFRAGRALESPVSTRLADGMACRTPVPEALEVLWREADDVVAVNDAEVAEAMRVLFTDTHNVAEGAGAAALAALLQQASRWRGKRVGIALTGGNVDAAVFAEVLSSAQVQQQA; this comes from the coding sequence ATGCGCTTCACACGCGAGGAGATCGAGGCCGCGCGCCACACTGTCTACGCGGCGATGCCGCCGACACCGCAGTACGCCTGGCCGCTGCTGGCCCAGCGACTGGGCTGCACGGTGTGGACCAAGCACGAGAACCACACGCCGGCCGGCGCCTTCAAGCTGCGCGGCGGGCTCACCTATTTCGAGACGCTGGCGCGCGAGCAGCCCGCCGTGCGCCATGTGATCAGCGCCACGCGCGGCAACCATGGCCAGTCGGTGGGGTTCGCGGCGCGGCGTCACGGCCTCGCGGCGACCGTCGTGGTGCCGCACGGCAACTCGGCGGAGAAGAACGCCGCGATGCGCGCGCTGGGCGTCACGCTTGTCGAGCATGGCGACGAGTTCCAGGCCGCCAACGAGCATGCGGCGCATCTGGCCGGAGCTCGAGGCCTGCACCGGGTGCCCTCTTTCCACCCTGACCTGGTACGCGGCGTGGCCACCGCCTACATCGAGTTCTTCGAAGCGCTCGCGGCCATGCAGGGCGGCCCGCCCGAGGTGTTGTTCGTGCCGATCGGGTTGGGCTCGGGCTTCGCTGCGGCAGCGGCGGCGCGCGCACACTGCGGTGTGTCGACGCGGCTCATCGGCGTGGTGTCGGCGCATGCAACCTCGTACCTCGACTCCTTCCGCGCGGGCCGCGCGCTCGAATCGCCGGTCAGCACGCGCCTCGCCGACGGCATGGCGTGCCGCACGCCGGTGCCCGAGGCGCTGGAGGTGCTGTGGCGCGAGGCCGACGACGTGGTCGCGGTGAACGACGCGGAGGTGGCCGAGGCGATGCGCGTGCTCTTCACCGATACGCACAACGTGGCAGAGGGCGCCGGTGCGGCCGCGCTGGCGGCCCTGCTGCAGCAAGCCTCGCGCTGGCGCGGCAAGCGCGTCGGCATCGCGCTGACAGGAGGCAATGTCGATGCGGCGGTGTTCGCCGAAGTGCTGTCATCCGCGCAGGTGCAGCAGCAAGCCTGA
- a CDS encoding cupin-like domain-containing protein — translation MNESTSGAFRAPDALPATPHPSSQRGRARAVEEGHGAVAPGSTPHAEQAYRVWAGDPARFSTHEITGLHHNFHEHPLFQVAELARLAKELVPFKQCRFVRPGISQASSFTHDSQHPDGRSIDEVFGRIEEEGSWVALYNIEVIPRYAELLASIIDTMRPHIEREQPGIFNINGFAFISAPPSVTPFHIDRENNIWLQLHGRKTMNVWNPTDRVVVGADAVEDFIVGHSLRKVRFKEEFRARSHQFETRPGDAVYFPSTSPHMTSSERSWTKPGDGVSISIGVTFYTSVTRKMARVHQVNRLLRKAGMSPGFPGESPIADSLKEPVGAVVGMARASLSRAIAPLRRIKLAAKAPPGSF, via the coding sequence ATGAACGAGTCCACGAGTGGCGCCTTCCGCGCTCCGGATGCACTGCCCGCAACCCCGCATCCGTCGTCGCAGCGAGGGCGCGCCCGCGCCGTTGAGGAAGGACATGGAGCGGTCGCGCCAGGCAGCACACCGCATGCCGAGCAGGCCTATCGGGTGTGGGCGGGCGACCCCGCGCGCTTCTCCACGCACGAGATCACCGGCCTGCACCACAACTTTCACGAGCACCCGCTGTTCCAGGTCGCCGAGCTGGCGCGGCTGGCAAAGGAGCTCGTGCCCTTCAAGCAATGCCGCTTCGTCAGGCCGGGCATCTCGCAAGCCTCCAGCTTCACGCACGACAGCCAGCATCCCGATGGCCGCAGCATCGACGAGGTGTTTGGCCGCATCGAGGAAGAGGGCTCGTGGGTCGCCCTCTACAACATCGAGGTCATTCCGCGCTATGCGGAGCTGCTCGCCAGCATCATCGACACGATGCGTCCCCACATCGAGCGCGAGCAGCCCGGCATCTTCAACATCAACGGCTTCGCCTTCATTTCGGCGCCGCCTTCGGTGACGCCGTTCCACATCGACCGCGAGAACAATATCTGGCTGCAGCTGCACGGCCGCAAGACCATGAACGTGTGGAACCCCACGGATCGGGTCGTTGTCGGGGCCGATGCGGTCGAGGATTTCATCGTCGGGCATTCGTTGAGGAAGGTGCGCTTCAAGGAAGAGTTTCGCGCGCGCAGCCACCAGTTCGAGACCCGGCCCGGCGACGCGGTCTACTTCCCGAGCACGTCGCCGCACATGACGAGTTCCGAGCGCAGTTGGACGAAGCCGGGCGACGGGGTGTCGATCTCGATCGGGGTGACCTTCTATACCTCGGTGACGCGCAAGATGGCGCGCGTCCATCAGGTGAACCGGCTGTTGCGCAAGGCGGGGATGTCGCCCGGGTTTCCCGGGGAATCGCCCATCGCAGATTCGCTCAAGGAACCGGTGGGCGCAGTCGTCGGCATGGCTCGCGCGTCACTGTCGCGTGCGATTGCACCTCTGCGCCGGATCAAGCTCGCCGCCAAGGCGCCGCCAGGCTCCTTCTAG
- a CDS encoding autotransporter outer membrane beta-barrel domain-containing protein produces MNKTYRSVWNHALGAWVAVSELAVVRGKRSGGVATALVAAGLSVLATSGAAQQVDYADGADLVNPIVTTPSNVTLNSTGTGTATQSGVISGPNGIIKTGAGTIVLGAGNSYLGTTRINGGALQASTDANLGGGGSGLVLDGGTLRLGADGFASARTIALGAGGGTIDVAGIIDGELTGQITGAGVLTLRNTGTNVLGNSDRRLTIDNPTNNYASGTVLQGNGMAGRLNVWTNTTGSFGSGPVSILENAELRFEGAGASAGALTFNVTAANTDVSGTNSGLQFQFGAKGGTSTINLGGPGALALFGAGGANAEAATINNTGGRVYFQETATAGSATVNNNGGVVQIVNTATMSGATVVNNNDTLTGRTGQFYISGMTPGTSGAVGSLSGSGNVVLGDATLEVGALGKNDTISGVISGTGPGLADKNGAPYINSVLLGSGTVVKVGAGTLTLTGNNTYTNGTTISGGALQLGNGTASGSVVGAITNNASLIVNRSDNYTLGNAITGTGTLTQAGAGTTTVTGANSYSGGTILNAGGLSIGSATVLGTGPITLNAGTFTTSNPLSMSNAVGLGGNVSLATNGTLALAGPVTLAADATLTQTSTAGIVNFNGGIGGNHGLTLDATAPWGGFNFTTPNNYTGTTIVQGNAQLALTAAGNVPGDLVVNPGGAVVAQGSGHFATTANLTVNSNGSTVPAQVSGLELVNAVQTVAQLNGNGTVGLNGSELTVGAGTFTGAISNGMVAPVNPGSLVKAGAGTLALSGANTYTGSTTVAGGTLRAGAANTLSAVSAHSVAAGATLDLAGFSQSMASLSNSGTVSLAGASAGTTLTVNGPYVGNNGTLRLGTVLGVSGPTDRLVLDGPTAVASGSTTLQITNLGGLGGQTVGSGIEVITALNGATTTAQTTKSAFALGGAGHVDAGAFEYRLYAADTVGAGENWYLRSQVIPPPPPPPPPPPPPPPPPPPPPPPAPPAPPAPAPAPAPAPAPAPAPAPAPAPAPAPAPAPAPAPAPAPAPAPAPAPAPAPAPAPAPVAVTAYRAEASMLAALPSQLRGADMGMIGNLRSRMGDDDASGRAMASLTPVAGALSTERRAWARAIYSDLDIRQSGVVSPSTQGHVSGVQAGTDLYVSQLGDWHAGVYVGTLDGNADLSGFASGLYRAVGSTDLRARYLGAYASYANATGFYVDTVLQYGSQRYTIRPLGSFAASGKGNSLTASVEVGQAFALGGNWTLEPQAQLSYRRAKLDDLRIPGALVQQDDASGWTAGVGVRVKGDFATSAGRLQPYGRIGVIHANDAGDTARFINGGFSTPIASSSRYTSIELATGATMTLSKTVSLYGELGKVFSTGGDTRVKSSIQGAVGVRVRW; encoded by the coding sequence ATGAACAAGACATATCGCAGCGTGTGGAACCACGCGCTCGGGGCATGGGTCGCGGTCTCGGAGCTCGCTGTCGTCCGCGGCAAGCGTTCGGGCGGCGTAGCCACTGCGCTCGTGGCGGCCGGCCTGAGCGTCCTGGCGACATCGGGTGCCGCGCAGCAGGTCGACTACGCCGATGGCGCCGACCTGGTAAACCCGATCGTCACCACGCCCTCCAATGTGACCCTCAACAGCACGGGCACGGGCACGGCGACGCAGAGCGGTGTCATCAGTGGCCCCAACGGCATCATCAAGACCGGTGCCGGCACCATCGTGCTGGGCGCCGGCAACAGCTATCTCGGAACCACCCGGATCAACGGGGGTGCCTTGCAAGCGAGTACGGATGCCAACCTGGGGGGCGGCGGAAGCGGCCTCGTGCTGGATGGCGGCACGCTGCGCCTGGGTGCGGACGGTTTTGCCAGCGCTCGCACCATCGCGCTCGGCGCGGGGGGTGGCACGATCGACGTGGCCGGCATCATCGATGGTGAGCTGACAGGGCAGATCACGGGCGCCGGGGTGCTCACGCTGCGCAATACCGGCACCAACGTGCTGGGCAACTCGGACCGGCGCCTGACCATCGACAACCCCACGAACAACTACGCCAGCGGCACGGTCCTGCAGGGCAACGGGATGGCCGGGCGCCTGAACGTCTGGACGAATACGACCGGTTCCTTCGGCAGCGGCCCGGTCTCCATCCTGGAGAACGCCGAGCTGCGCTTCGAAGGCGCAGGCGCGAGCGCCGGAGCGCTCACCTTCAACGTCACCGCCGCGAACACGGACGTCTCCGGCACCAACAGCGGGCTGCAGTTCCAGTTCGGAGCCAAGGGGGGAACCTCCACCATCAACCTTGGCGGCCCGGGCGCCCTCGCGCTCTTCGGTGCAGGCGGGGCCAATGCGGAAGCGGCCACCATCAACAACACCGGCGGCCGCGTCTACTTCCAGGAGACTGCCACGGCCGGGAGCGCGACCGTCAACAACAACGGCGGCGTGGTCCAGATCGTGAACACCGCGACGATGAGCGGCGCCACGGTGGTCAACAACAACGACACCCTCACCGGCCGCACCGGCCAGTTCTATATCAGCGGAATGACCCCGGGGACCAGCGGGGCCGTCGGGTCGCTGTCGGGGTCGGGCAATGTCGTGCTCGGCGACGCCACACTGGAAGTCGGCGCGCTCGGGAAGAACGACACGATCAGCGGCGTGATCTCGGGCACCGGCCCGGGTCTCGCGGACAAGAACGGCGCGCCTTACATCAATTCCGTCCTGCTCGGCAGCGGCACGGTGGTGAAGGTCGGCGCCGGCACCCTGACCCTGACCGGCAACAACACCTACACCAACGGCACCACGATCAGCGGCGGTGCGCTCCAGTTGGGCAACGGAACAGCGAGCGGCAGCGTGGTGGGCGCGATCACCAACAACGCTTCGCTGATCGTCAATCGTTCGGACAACTACACCCTCGGCAATGCGATTACCGGCACCGGCACGCTGACGCAGGCCGGCGCCGGCACCACCACCGTTACCGGGGCCAACAGCTACAGCGGCGGCACGATCCTGAATGCAGGGGGGCTGAGCATCGGCAGTGCCACGGTGCTGGGCACGGGGCCGATCACCCTGAACGCCGGCACCTTCACCACGAGCAACCCGCTGTCGATGAGCAACGCGGTCGGGCTCGGAGGCAACGTCAGCCTCGCGACCAACGGCACTCTCGCCCTGGCTGGCCCGGTCACGCTGGCGGCCGATGCCACGCTGACGCAGACCAGCACCGCGGGCATCGTCAACTTCAACGGAGGGATCGGCGGCAACCACGGCCTCACCCTCGATGCCACGGCCCCATGGGGTGGGTTCAATTTCACGACGCCGAACAACTACACCGGCACGACCATCGTGCAGGGCAATGCCCAGCTGGCATTGACCGCGGCCGGCAATGTTCCTGGGGACCTGGTGGTCAATCCCGGCGGTGCCGTCGTAGCGCAGGGCAGCGGACACTTCGCCACCACTGCTAACCTGACCGTCAATTCCAACGGCAGCACCGTGCCCGCGCAGGTGTCTGGCCTGGAGCTCGTCAACGCCGTCCAGACCGTCGCCCAGCTGAACGGCAATGGCACCGTGGGCCTGAACGGCTCAGAGCTCACGGTTGGCGCGGGCACGTTCACTGGCGCCATCTCGAATGGCATGGTCGCGCCGGTCAATCCGGGTTCGCTGGTCAAGGCGGGCGCCGGCACGCTGGCCCTGTCGGGCGCCAACACCTACACCGGCAGCACGACCGTGGCCGGCGGCACGCTGCGGGCCGGCGCGGCCAACACCCTGAGCGCCGTCTCGGCGCACAGCGTGGCCGCGGGCGCCACCCTCGACCTGGCGGGCTTCAGCCAGAGCATGGCCTCCCTCAGCAACAGCGGGACCGTCTCGCTGGCTGGCGCCTCGGCGGGCACTACGCTCACGGTCAACGGCCCCTATGTCGGAAACAACGGCACGCTGCGCCTGGGCACGGTGCTCGGCGTGAGTGGGCCGACCGACCGCCTGGTGCTCGATGGCCCCACGGCGGTTGCCAGCGGCAGCACCACCTTGCAGATCACCAATCTCGGCGGTCTGGGCGGCCAGACGGTCGGCAGCGGCATCGAAGTGATCACGGCGCTGAACGGGGCCACCACCACTGCGCAGACCACCAAGAGCGCCTTCGCGCTCGGAGGTGCCGGCCACGTGGACGCGGGGGCTTTCGAGTACCGGCTGTACGCCGCCGATACGGTTGGCGCCGGCGAGAACTGGTACCTGCGTTCCCAGGTGATTCCGCCGCCCCCTCCGCCTCCGCCTCCGCCGCCGCCCCCGCCTCCGCCTCCGCCTCCGCCGCCGCCGCCCGCGCCTCCGGCCCCACCTGCACCTGCACCCGCGCCGGCACCGGCACCCGCGCCTGCACCCGCGCCTGCACCCGCGCCTGCACCCGCACCGGCACCCGCGCCTGCACCCGCGCCTGCACCCGCGCCTGCACCCGCACCGGCACCCGCACCGGCACCCGCACCGGCACCCGCACCGGCACCGGCACCTGTCGCAGTGACGGCCTACCGCGCCGAGGCCTCGATGCTGGCCGCCTTGCCGTCGCAACTGCGCGGCGCGGACATGGGGATGATCGGCAACCTGCGCAGCCGCATGGGCGACGACGACGCCAGCGGCCGGGCGATGGCCAGCCTCACGCCGGTCGCTGGTGCGCTCTCGACCGAGCGCCGCGCCTGGGCCCGTGCGATCTACAGCGACCTGGACATCCGCCAGTCAGGCGTGGTCAGTCCCTCGACGCAGGGCCACGTCAGCGGCGTGCAGGCAGGAACCGACCTCTACGTCTCGCAGCTGGGCGACTGGCACGCCGGCGTCTATGTCGGCACGCTCGACGGCAATGCCGACCTGAGCGGCTTCGCCAGCGGCCTCTACCGCGCCGTGGGCAGCACGGATCTGCGCGCTCGCTATCTGGGCGCCTACGCCAGCTATGCAAACGCCACCGGCTTCTATGTCGACACGGTGCTGCAGTACGGCTCGCAGCGCTACACGATCCGTCCGCTCGGCAGCTTCGCCGCGTCCGGCAAGGGGAACAGCCTCACCGCCTCGGTGGAGGTCGGGCAGGCCTTCGCGCTCGGCGGCAACTGGACCCTCGAGCCACAGGCGCAGCTCAGCTACCGCCGGGCCAAGCTCGACGATCTGCGCATCCCCGGCGCACTGGTGCAACAGGACGATGCCAGCGGCTGGACAGCAGGCGTGGGCGTGCGCGTGAAGGGCGACTTCGCCACCTCGGCGGGCCGGCTGCAGCCTTATGGCCGCATCGGCGTGATCCATGCCAACGACGCGGGCGACACGGCGCGCTTCATCAACGGCGGCTTCTCCACGCCCATCGCGAGTTCGAGCCGCTACACCTCCATCGAGCTTGCGACTGGCGCGACGATGACCCTGAGTAAAACAGTGAGCCTCTACGGCGAGCTCGGCAAGGTCTTCAGCACCGGTGGCGATACTCGGGTGAAGTCCTCCATCCAGGGTGCAGTGGGCGTGCGCGTGCGCTGGTGA